One part of the Mariniblastus fucicola genome encodes these proteins:
- a CDS encoding CBASS cGAMP-activated phospholipase — translation MARFQILSLIGGGIRGAFVTSYLKELEQKLGRPIADCFDLIAGTSTGGIIAAGLAFGLSADEMHQFYVDYGASIFTEREPYRAKGHSRFWFPAMNWIFKKRTGGSLDAAFRARYCPHALENSFRKGFGDHTLGDIKCTRLIMPAVNLTKGEPHVFRSTHLPKAVHDKDIRIAEAVIATTAAPTYFPHRQIGDNAFVDGGVWAADPSMLAIAEAIRIQQFEKQQDPAASIVTNDIHLLSVGTGRAEFSLSPPGDDAGILFWASRIADVMGTSQSQGVHLPLKFFLGDRYRHVNFRMEEKWGLDDVENIPKLFAMGEQRAEETFDAINEEFLQHTTPCFVPFDSEEHEIQMKDFGF, via the coding sequence GTGGCAAGATTTCAAATCCTTTCATTGATCGGCGGCGGCATTCGCGGCGCGTTCGTGACCAGCTATTTGAAAGAGCTGGAACAAAAACTCGGGCGACCGATCGCGGACTGTTTCGATCTGATTGCAGGCACCTCCACTGGCGGAATCATCGCAGCAGGATTGGCCTTCGGGCTCTCCGCTGACGAAATGCATCAGTTCTACGTGGACTACGGCGCGTCGATTTTTACAGAGCGAGAACCGTATCGAGCCAAGGGACATTCCCGGTTTTGGTTTCCAGCAATGAACTGGATTTTCAAAAAGCGAACGGGCGGTAGTCTCGACGCCGCGTTTCGAGCCCGCTATTGCCCGCATGCGTTGGAAAATTCGTTTCGCAAGGGTTTCGGCGATCATACTCTTGGCGATATCAAGTGCACTCGATTGATCATGCCGGCAGTAAATTTGACTAAAGGGGAACCGCATGTTTTTCGTTCGACGCATCTGCCCAAAGCCGTCCACGACAAAGACATTCGAATCGCCGAAGCCGTGATTGCGACCACAGCTGCGCCGACCTATTTTCCGCATCGGCAAATCGGCGACAACGCATTTGTGGACGGAGGAGTTTGGGCGGCGGATCCAAGCATGTTGGCGATCGCCGAAGCAATTCGGATCCAGCAGTTTGAAAAGCAGCAAGATCCTGCAGCGTCGATCGTCACTAACGATATCCACCTGCTTTCGGTTGGCACTGGTCGAGCCGAATTTTCGCTGTCGCCTCCCGGAGACGATGCCGGCATTTTGTTTTGGGCCAGCCGAATCGCCGACGTGATGGGAACGTCGCAGTCTCAAGGCGTTCATTTGCCACTGAAGTTCTTCCTCGGAGACCGCTATCGGCACGTTAACTTTCGGATGGAAGAAAAATGGGGGCTCGATGACGTCGAGAATATCCCCAAGCTTTTCGCGATGGGAGAGCAGCGGGCGGAGGAAACGTTCGACGCGATCAACGAGGAGTTCTTGCAGCACACAACGCCCTGCTTCGTGCCGTTTGATTCCGAAGAGCATGAAATTCAAATGAAAGATTTTGGATTTTGA
- a CDS encoding class I SAM-dependent methyltransferase, giving the protein MSEIQSLGKTKNAAVIRQLVDLDGKVVVDAGCGNLTFTRLLAEQGAKVIAIDPDSVQAQKNRDADPIPGIKFFETGAESIPCDDSSVDGVFFSYSLHHVPADLFPAVYAEVLRVLRPSGFLYVLEPIDCPLNQVMRLFHDEDAERRAAWQSLHDIAAPKFEQMSQFSYYDERQFDSWDDFADRFSNRSFNSLYTEADVHRDEVRETFLRFGGPAHKFTTPKNVMLLQGIVASSQG; this is encoded by the coding sequence ATGTCCGAAATTCAATCGCTGGGAAAGACCAAGAACGCGGCCGTCATCCGTCAGCTGGTTGACCTCGATGGCAAAGTCGTCGTTGATGCAGGATGCGGGAACCTGACGTTTACTCGTCTGTTGGCGGAACAGGGAGCCAAGGTAATTGCGATCGATCCGGATTCCGTTCAGGCGCAAAAGAATCGCGACGCGGATCCAATTCCTGGCATCAAGTTTTTCGAAACTGGCGCTGAGAGCATTCCGTGCGACGACAGCTCAGTCGACGGCGTCTTCTTTTCGTATTCATTGCACCACGTGCCCGCCGACCTGTTTCCCGCGGTCTACGCTGAGGTGTTACGTGTTTTGCGACCGAGCGGATTTTTGTATGTGCTTGAGCCGATCGACTGTCCGCTCAACCAGGTGATGCGACTGTTCCACGATGAAGACGCCGAGCGTAGGGCAGCCTGGCAATCGCTTCACGACATTGCAGCTCCGAAGTTTGAGCAGATGTCGCAATTCTCGTACTATGACGAAAGGCAATTCGATTCATGGGATGACTTTGCGGACCGCTTTTCCAATCGCTCGTTCAACTCTTTGTACACCGAAGCAGACGTTCACCGCGACGAAGTGCGTGAAACTTTCTTGCGATTCGGCGGCCCAGCGCACAAGTTCACGACGCCGAAAAATGTGATGCTGTTGCAGGGGATTGTCGCAAGCAGTCAGGGATGA
- a CDS encoding OprO/OprP family phosphate-selective porin: MKFVETCWLSCLAFLLLSSNTLAFAQIFDSLQPSQNASTWNLSDTQAVPSSQEISSQTFLIDDGSSDPANPISSDDDSKKFPTASVTGFFHLDAGWFSQDDLNRATLGDINDGLGFRRARLAAKGFVAEDIQYILEFDFAQSQARFVDVWMQINNTKLGNLRIGRFRQPFGMSELTSVRELPFLERPVTFTQTPFRQTGVMLFDTRPDESGTWAIAGYRFLSDNFGNVFADTGGYGMATRLTRIAFESGENRLVHFGVDYSYNDPGRGNIQLVSTNEIFLAQNPNLGPAGLSVLPIEGVTPFVNTGVLSVDEAQFLNFESAIALGRMAIQGEARWVQALLTSGERALFPGAYAQVRYMLTGEQIPYVKKNGVFGRIDPHSPWTTNGGSGALELVGRVSHIDLNDASIEGRRLTDFTAGLNWYLNANTKFQFNYIHSRLTDLSLGDSEANTFGVRAQLDF, from the coding sequence ATGAAATTCGTTGAAACTTGTTGGTTGAGCTGCCTGGCGTTTCTGCTTCTGAGCAGCAACACGCTTGCTTTTGCACAGATTTTTGACTCGCTGCAGCCCTCCCAGAATGCGAGCACATGGAATCTGAGCGATACACAAGCGGTGCCGTCGTCTCAGGAGATTTCCAGCCAAACTTTCCTGATCGATGACGGCAGTTCTGATCCGGCAAACCCGATCAGCAGCGACGACGATTCCAAAAAGTTTCCAACGGCAAGCGTAACTGGATTCTTTCATTTGGATGCGGGTTGGTTTTCGCAAGACGATTTGAATCGAGCCACGCTGGGCGATATCAACGATGGGCTGGGTTTTCGAAGAGCAAGGCTCGCGGCGAAGGGTTTTGTCGCTGAAGACATTCAGTACATTCTTGAATTCGACTTCGCGCAAAGCCAGGCCCGATTTGTTGACGTCTGGATGCAGATCAATAACACGAAGTTGGGCAACCTCCGCATCGGTCGATTCCGCCAACCTTTCGGCATGTCAGAACTGACCAGTGTTCGCGAACTTCCGTTCCTTGAGCGACCGGTGACTTTCACGCAGACTCCGTTTCGGCAGACCGGCGTGATGCTGTTCGACACCCGGCCTGATGAATCGGGAACGTGGGCCATCGCGGGCTACCGTTTTCTCAGCGACAACTTTGGGAACGTTTTCGCTGATACCGGCGGTTATGGAATGGCGACACGTCTGACCAGGATTGCGTTCGAATCCGGTGAGAATCGGTTGGTCCATTTCGGCGTCGACTACAGCTATAACGATCCGGGTCGAGGAAACATTCAATTGGTCAGTACCAACGAGATCTTTCTGGCACAGAACCCAAACCTTGGACCGGCGGGCCTGAGCGTTTTGCCGATCGAGGGCGTGACGCCGTTCGTCAACACGGGCGTGCTGTCTGTTGACGAAGCTCAGTTTCTGAATTTCGAATCTGCGATCGCGTTGGGCAGAATGGCAATTCAGGGAGAAGCCCGTTGGGTTCAGGCTCTGCTCACGAGCGGCGAAAGGGCTCTGTTTCCCGGAGCCTACGCTCAAGTTCGCTACATGCTGACTGGTGAGCAGATTCCGTACGTAAAAAAGAACGGAGTGTTTGGGCGAATCGATCCGCATAGCCCTTGGACGACAAATGGCGGCAGCGGAGCTTTGGAATTGGTCGGGCGTGTTTCGCATATCGATTTGAACGATGCGAGTATCGAAGGCCGTCGTTTGACTGACTTCACGGCGGGATTGAACTGGTACTTGAATGCGAATACCAAATTCCAATTCAACTACATCCACTCTCGTTTGACAGATCTATCTCTTGGAGACAGCGAAGCCAATACGTTTGGCGTCAGAGCGCAGTTGGACTTTTAG
- a CDS encoding alpha/beta hydrolase: MGRSGWPSSRMMIACGLLIMLVAYSGCAARKLSRVLMPTPIALTLGLPQPGGDLSIGCASAEELAPIFVVSGRDIRDPNNTLDPFGSDRQRIPALGIAYVGIGSGLSADELLEETTGEKRHKRAKVVFDRFELSKAGLAVDPWLVKDNVVRHRENPWVQAVKAQMEHSASRNVTIFVHGYNTEFIDNTLLAGEIFHYMGRKGVMISFEWPSESRVLGYIQDKGNATYSTRQFRAIISNIAKECEVDSITIIAHSAGSPIVVNALREIRLLEFDMPAEQVRSKYRIGRVVLAAPDMDVMSFTNAVHDRFYELTSGVAVYASQKDRALGLSEKIYGNSRLGRAVGKLDPWEQELLQKVPKIEMVDASRADKQYRNVLGHSYFHRDPWVSSDIGSFIIGQTPSQRGLDKDAAGVFWKFPRDYPDRLKRQIATGFNR; this comes from the coding sequence ATGGGACGAAGCGGCTGGCCAAGCTCACGAATGATGATCGCGTGCGGGCTATTGATCATGCTCGTCGCGTATTCGGGCTGCGCCGCAAGGAAGCTTTCTCGAGTACTGATGCCGACTCCGATCGCGTTGACGTTAGGTTTGCCGCAACCCGGTGGCGACCTGAGCATCGGTTGCGCAAGCGCCGAAGAACTTGCTCCGATTTTCGTCGTCAGCGGAAGAGACATTCGCGATCCCAACAACACACTCGATCCGTTTGGATCGGATCGACAGCGTATCCCGGCGCTGGGCATCGCTTACGTCGGCATTGGTTCGGGACTCAGCGCCGACGAACTTTTGGAAGAAACGACGGGCGAAAAACGGCACAAACGAGCCAAGGTCGTCTTTGACCGATTCGAATTAAGCAAAGCTGGTTTGGCGGTTGATCCGTGGCTGGTCAAGGATAACGTGGTTCGCCATCGAGAGAATCCCTGGGTGCAAGCCGTCAAAGCCCAGATGGAACATTCGGCAAGTCGCAACGTGACGATCTTTGTCCACGGCTATAACACCGAGTTCATCGACAACACATTGCTGGCCGGAGAGATCTTTCACTACATGGGCCGCAAAGGCGTGATGATCAGTTTCGAATGGCCGTCGGAGTCGCGCGTGCTGGGCTACATTCAGGACAAAGGAAACGCAACCTACAGCACTCGGCAATTCCGCGCGATCATTTCCAACATCGCCAAAGAATGCGAAGTCGATTCGATCACCATCATTGCTCACAGTGCCGGATCGCCAATCGTGGTCAATGCGTTGCGAGAAATTCGGCTGCTGGAATTCGACATGCCCGCCGAACAGGTTCGATCCAAGTATCGCATCGGCCGCGTTGTTTTGGCCGCGCCGGACATGGATGTGATGTCGTTTACCAACGCGGTCCACGATCGCTTCTACGAATTGACTTCCGGAGTCGCGGTTTACGCTTCGCAGAAAGATCGTGCTCTGGGCTTGTCGGAAAAAATTTACGGAAACTCAAGACTCGGCCGAGCCGTCGGGAAGCTGGATCCGTGGGAGCAGGAGCTTTTGCAGAAGGTGCCGAAGATCGAGATGGTCGACGCGTCACGCGCGGACAAACAGTACCGCAACGTGCTGGGGCACAGCTATTTCCATCGCGATCCTTGGGTTAGCTCAGACATCGGCTCGTTCATCATCGGACAGACTCCGTCGCAGCGCGGACTGGACAAGGACGCGGCAGGCGTATTTTGGAAGTTTCCGCGAGACTATCCTGATCGGTTGAAGCGACAGATAGCGACCGGATTCAATCGGTAA
- a CDS encoding universal stress protein, which produces MSKIDQFESLFRSADKPPFKLEPVDVSDILIVTDMDQNRTTEFAEQAKAFLSALDTPKPVRYSQICGDEFSTVQQLLDRLENPRPDLVCTYRNLHAETADHPFSLGAYVNVLTQATEIPTLLLPEPKVLANADPSPLADKTKHVMVVTDHLAGDHHLVSMAVRFVEDGGELILSHIEDQKAFDRYMTAIDKIPDLDSELARKTISDQLLGEPKDYIESCRLVLQEHGVANTITPLVTFGNRIEDYRHLIEDRHIDLLVMNSRDDDQLAMHGVAYPLVVELRKTPILLV; this is translated from the coding sequence ATGAGCAAAATAGACCAATTCGAAAGCCTGTTTCGGTCGGCCGACAAACCGCCGTTCAAGCTGGAGCCTGTTGACGTTAGTGACATTTTGATTGTCACTGACATGGATCAGAACCGGACGACTGAGTTTGCTGAACAGGCGAAAGCGTTCCTGTCGGCACTCGATACTCCGAAGCCTGTTCGCTATTCGCAGATTTGTGGGGACGAGTTCAGCACGGTTCAGCAACTGTTGGATCGGTTGGAGAATCCTCGCCCGGACCTCGTTTGCACCTATCGAAACCTCCACGCCGAAACCGCTGACCATCCGTTTAGTCTGGGCGCTTACGTCAACGTGCTGACTCAGGCGACTGAGATTCCGACGCTGTTGCTGCCGGAGCCAAAGGTTTTGGCGAACGCAGATCCATCGCCGTTGGCGGACAAGACCAAACACGTAATGGTGGTGACGGATCATCTTGCCGGCGACCATCATCTGGTCAGCATGGCCGTTCGGTTCGTGGAAGACGGTGGCGAACTTATCCTCAGCCACATCGAAGACCAGAAGGCTTTCGATCGATACATGACCGCGATCGACAAAATCCCCGATCTGGATTCAGAGTTGGCACGAAAGACGATCAGCGACCAACTGCTGGGCGAACCGAAAGACTACATTGAATCGTGTCGATTGGTGCTGCAGGAGCACGGAGTCGCAAACACGATCACGCCACTGGTTACGTTCGGAAATCGAATTGAAGACTATCGGCATTTGATCGAAGACCGCCATATTGATTTGCTGGTGATGAATTCTCGCGACGATGACCAACTGGCGATGCACGGCGTGGCTTATCCGTTGGTCGTTGAGTTGCGAAAGACTCCGATTCTGTTGGTGTGA
- a CDS encoding M14 family metallopeptidase, giving the protein MTIAILPGFSATVQDDSPRSTQHWPDGVECDESIPTPREFFGFDIGFRHLAHAQVADYVRKLAEVSDRISVEQYATTHGGRPLLMLTITSQENRDRLDEIREQHFKMTKPDASEIDEDAIEELPAIINMGYGVHGDEPSATNCAPLVAYYLAAAKGPEVEKWLNDCVILLDPSLNPDGFNRFANWANRYRGVVPNPDPAHAEHNQMWPPGRVNYYWFDLNRDWLPAVHPESRGRLNWYHDWKPNVVLDFHEMGTNSTFFFQPGIPQRTNPMTPAKNQELTRKFASYHAKALDKRGSLYFTQERFDDFYMGKGSTYPDLHGCVGILFEQASSRGHVQKNQDGILKFSETIGNQFTTSLSSLRATSAMRSELIQYKQRFYRQALKMSAKQKVKTWLFNCEANDARLKEFAMTLHRHDIESYWLKEDFEYGDETFQAGFTLAVPSNQSEYRFLRSLLMRKTDFKENIFYDVSSWTLPLAYGLKQTRLKKTIDADSLVRFSPLDFAEPANKSTVEFRDDDLGYFVDFRSDAAPKLLGELLANDIKVRVAKKPFRSKAKTGQSNFGYGTLSIPLQIQKDKRDAIVEILKSASNAGASVVPVAGGLSASGPDVGSPTFSVIEKPSIAMVIGSGVSAYSAGEVWHLLDEQYRMPVTLLKQSRFADANLDDYKTLIFADGRASDSDLDNAKAFAKKGGTVIVIGKLTASVAKRLEKSPKNDTNGSAKDLASSDKSKAKKDSEEPDPIQKPFDSASNERALKLISGAIFKAKADLTHPLLYGFTDPELAVFRNHAEFLKPSSNPYCNPVIYDAKKPLMAGYCSEENVEKFKGSASVVVHPTGRGRFILLADNPNFRGFWKATNRLFMNAIFFGDKVNPGR; this is encoded by the coding sequence ATGACTATCGCCATCTTGCCGGGATTTTCGGCGACAGTTCAGGATGACTCGCCAAGATCAACACAACATTGGCCTGATGGCGTTGAATGCGATGAGTCCATTCCGACGCCACGCGAGTTCTTTGGATTCGATATTGGCTTTCGACATCTGGCTCATGCTCAAGTCGCCGACTACGTGCGGAAACTCGCCGAAGTTTCAGATCGGATTTCAGTCGAACAGTACGCGACGACTCACGGCGGCAGGCCGCTGCTGATGCTGACGATCACGTCGCAAGAGAATCGTGATCGCTTGGACGAAATCCGCGAGCAGCATTTCAAAATGACCAAGCCGGACGCAAGCGAGATCGATGAGGATGCGATCGAGGAACTGCCCGCGATCATCAACATGGGCTACGGCGTTCACGGCGACGAACCAAGTGCGACCAACTGTGCGCCGCTGGTGGCCTATTACCTTGCTGCGGCCAAGGGCCCCGAAGTAGAAAAGTGGCTCAACGATTGCGTCATCCTGCTCGACCCCAGCCTGAACCCGGATGGCTTTAACCGGTTTGCGAATTGGGCGAATCGATACCGCGGAGTCGTGCCGAACCCCGATCCGGCTCATGCGGAGCACAATCAAATGTGGCCGCCGGGACGCGTCAATTACTACTGGTTTGATCTGAATCGTGATTGGCTGCCGGCAGTGCATCCCGAAAGCCGCGGAAGGCTGAACTGGTACCACGACTGGAAGCCGAACGTTGTGTTGGACTTCCATGAAATGGGAACCAATTCGACTTTCTTTTTCCAACCAGGAATACCGCAGCGGACCAACCCGATGACGCCCGCGAAGAATCAGGAACTGACTCGCAAGTTCGCCAGCTACCACGCGAAAGCTCTCGACAAACGCGGCAGTTTGTACTTCACGCAAGAACGGTTTGACGATTTCTACATGGGCAAAGGATCAACTTATCCGGACCTTCATGGCTGCGTCGGCATCCTGTTTGAACAAGCCAGTTCGCGCGGTCACGTGCAGAAGAATCAGGACGGGATCCTCAAGTTCTCCGAAACGATTGGCAACCAGTTCACTACGTCGCTGTCCAGCTTGCGGGCGACCAGCGCGATGCGAAGCGAGCTGATTCAGTACAAACAGCGATTCTATCGGCAAGCATTGAAGATGAGTGCCAAACAGAAGGTGAAGACCTGGTTGTTCAACTGCGAAGCAAACGATGCGCGACTGAAAGAGTTTGCGATGACGCTGCACCGACACGACATCGAAAGCTATTGGTTAAAAGAAGACTTCGAATATGGCGACGAGACGTTTCAGGCCGGTTTTACGTTGGCGGTTCCGTCTAACCAGAGCGAGTATCGTTTCTTGCGATCGTTGCTGATGCGAAAGACGGACTTCAAAGAGAACATTTTCTATGACGTTTCCAGCTGGACGTTGCCGCTGGCTTATGGGCTGAAGCAGACGAGGCTGAAGAAGACGATCGATGCGGATTCGCTGGTGCGTTTCTCGCCCCTTGATTTCGCCGAGCCTGCTAACAAATCAACGGTTGAGTTTAGGGACGATGACCTTGGCTACTTTGTTGATTTTCGATCGGACGCGGCACCGAAGTTACTTGGTGAACTTTTGGCGAACGATATCAAAGTCCGGGTCGCCAAGAAACCGTTTCGTAGCAAAGCTAAAACTGGCCAATCGAATTTCGGCTATGGGACGCTGTCGATTCCGTTGCAGATTCAGAAAGACAAACGTGACGCAATTGTGGAAATTCTGAAATCGGCGTCGAACGCGGGAGCTTCCGTTGTGCCGGTCGCCGGCGGATTGAGTGCGTCCGGGCCAGATGTTGGCAGCCCAACTTTCTCAGTCATCGAAAAACCGTCGATCGCGATGGTGATCGGCAGCGGCGTTTCGGCGTACAGCGCCGGCGAAGTTTGGCACTTGCTGGATGAACAATATCGCATGCCGGTGACGCTACTGAAGCAATCACGCTTCGCGGATGCAAATCTGGACGATTACAAGACGCTGATTTTCGCAGACGGGCGGGCTTCCGATTCCGATTTGGACAATGCCAAGGCGTTTGCGAAAAAGGGTGGCACGGTGATCGTGATCGGAAAGCTGACGGCGTCTGTGGCCAAGCGATTGGAAAAGAGTCCAAAGAATGACACGAACGGATCAGCGAAAGACTTGGCTTCATCGGACAAGTCGAAAGCAAAGAAGGATTCTGAAGAACCAGATCCAATCCAAAAACCTTTCGACTCCGCATCCAACGAACGTGCCCTCAAATTGATCAGCGGTGCGATTTTCAAAGCGAAGGCCGACCTGACGCATCCGCTGCTTTATGGCTTCACGGATCCAGAACTGGCTGTTTTCCGCAACCATGCCGAGTTCCTCAAACCGTCCAGCAATCCATACTGCAATCCGGTGATCTATGACGCTAAGAAGCCGTTGATGGCTGGTTATTGTTCGGAGGAGAACGTTGAGAAATTCAAGGGATCGGCCAGCGTTGTCGTGCACCCGACGGGGCGAGGTCGTTTTATTCTGCTGGCCGACAATCCAAATTTCCGCGGATTCTGGAAGGCCACGAATCGGCTGTTCATGAACGCGATCTTCTTTGGCGACAAAGTAAATCCGGGGCGTTGA
- a CDS encoding PVC-type heme-binding CxxCH protein: MFFRIGQQCMSLLLLLSFCCSVSAQEYPNTQDEAIPFTPPHKALEMMDVPEGFEVTLFAHEPDVHQPIAMTFDSKGRLWVVENYTYSDRKENFNNELFDRVVIFEDEDNDGKFDTRKIFWDKGNKLTGIELGRGGVWLTAAPEFIFIPDADRDDVPDGPPKVILNGFEDDVIRHNLVNGLRWGPDGWLYSRHGIQAVSHVGKPGATMSQRTPMNCCIWRYHPERDVFEIVCEGGTNSWGFDFDQHGEMFFINTVIGHLFHVVPGARYNRMYGSHFNPYTWQTIDQTADHVHWGSGEKWFDAKKGVVGDAGTGSDATNKAGGGHAHSGMMIYQGDNWPEKFRGQLFTLNFHGRRINQETLVREGNSFVGKHAPDVFQTADPWFRGVELTYGPDGGVYVLDWSDIGECHENDGIHRTSGRIFKISYGTPKKPEFEDLEKLSDEKLIELLGHKNAWYPRMAQRILIERSIATATENIDLEARLGRGTRILSIAYDDELMAPVRLNALRTLFCIANSDEAVLQRLPDSSIESIRVWKVRLLADRAKQSRWSIEQIKTMSRDSSSLVRLYVASSIQRLPPADAFEVAKRLAAVETDMNDRVQPKLIWYQIEPFIVGDFNNAMDLFAASKSQLLRRNIVRRLACDPEKQDEMLERLVKHALAGEMPNVQDLFYGIKMAIEGRKQMTAPSSWATLVAKASDFDDDSAKLIEDISPVFGDGLSMDRLMKLATNKDANASARQQAILSLAQFGDPKTLFPVLKGQVGDRLVSQAVVKSMAVCSEEEVAQLILREFKRLTTEGKRNAIDTLCSRKPWSKRLLNAVENGRVPSSVVTAFHARQIQMFDDAALTEKLTKAWGKVRETDQERLAQIAELRKTMSPEAIAKSDIASGKKLFTQHCATCHAMFGAGGNIGPDLTGADRKNLNYLLENIVDPSATVATTYRASVLAMEDGRLLTGVVMDNNGQTLKLQTQEELLTLEVDSVEDIKQTELSLMPEKLLDKLTAKEKIDLFGFLMSK, translated from the coding sequence ATGTTTTTTCGTATCGGACAGCAGTGCATGTCGCTGCTTCTTTTGCTTTCGTTTTGCTGCTCTGTTTCCGCACAGGAATATCCGAATACGCAAGACGAAGCCATTCCGTTCACGCCGCCGCACAAAGCGTTGGAAATGATGGACGTTCCGGAGGGCTTCGAGGTCACGCTGTTCGCGCACGAGCCCGATGTGCATCAGCCAATCGCGATGACGTTCGATTCAAAGGGCCGTTTATGGGTGGTGGAGAACTACACGTACTCGGATCGCAAAGAGAACTTCAACAACGAGCTCTTTGATCGCGTCGTGATCTTTGAAGACGAAGACAACGATGGCAAATTCGACACGCGAAAGATCTTTTGGGACAAAGGTAACAAACTCACCGGCATCGAACTGGGCCGCGGCGGTGTTTGGCTGACCGCCGCGCCCGAGTTCATCTTCATTCCCGACGCAGACCGTGATGACGTTCCCGACGGGCCTCCGAAAGTCATCCTGAATGGGTTCGAGGACGATGTGATCCGACACAACCTTGTGAATGGACTCCGCTGGGGACCCGACGGTTGGCTGTACAGTCGTCATGGAATCCAGGCGGTTTCGCACGTCGGCAAACCGGGTGCGACGATGTCACAGCGGACGCCGATGAACTGCTGCATCTGGCGCTACCATCCGGAACGCGATGTGTTTGAAATCGTTTGCGAAGGAGGAACCAATTCCTGGGGATTCGATTTCGATCAGCATGGAGAAATGTTCTTTATCAACACGGTGATTGGGCATTTGTTTCATGTCGTCCCGGGGGCTCGCTACAACCGCATGTATGGTTCGCACTTCAATCCGTACACGTGGCAAACGATCGATCAAACGGCGGACCATGTTCACTGGGGATCAGGCGAGAAGTGGTTCGACGCAAAGAAAGGTGTTGTCGGCGACGCTGGAACAGGATCCGATGCGACTAACAAAGCCGGCGGCGGACATGCTCACAGTGGCATGATGATTTACCAGGGCGACAACTGGCCGGAGAAGTTTCGCGGGCAATTGTTTACGCTGAACTTTCATGGCCGACGGATCAATCAAGAGACGCTTGTCCGCGAAGGCAATTCATTCGTCGGCAAGCACGCGCCGGATGTTTTTCAGACGGCCGATCCGTGGTTTCGTGGCGTGGAGTTGACTTACGGACCCGACGGCGGCGTGTATGTGTTGGACTGGTCGGACATTGGCGAGTGCCATGAAAACGATGGAATTCATCGAACGAGCGGACGCATTTTCAAGATTTCATACGGAACGCCGAAGAAGCCAGAGTTCGAAGATTTGGAAAAGCTTTCCGATGAAAAGTTGATCGAGCTTCTGGGGCACAAGAATGCGTGGTACCCGCGGATGGCGCAGCGGATTTTGATTGAACGAAGCATTGCGACTGCTACAGAAAACATTGATCTGGAGGCGAGGCTCGGCAGAGGCACGAGGATTTTGTCGATCGCATATGACGACGAACTGATGGCTCCCGTCCGTCTGAATGCCCTCAGGACTCTTTTCTGTATCGCGAATAGTGATGAGGCGGTACTTCAAAGGTTACCCGATTCTTCGATTGAGAGTATCCGGGTATGGAAAGTACGGCTACTTGCTGATCGTGCAAAGCAGTCAAGATGGAGTATTGAACAAATCAAAACGATGTCCCGCGATTCGTCTTCGCTGGTTCGATTGTATGTTGCTTCATCAATCCAGCGTCTTCCTCCCGCCGACGCGTTCGAAGTCGCCAAGCGGCTGGCGGCTGTCGAAACAGACATGAATGACCGAGTCCAACCGAAACTGATTTGGTATCAGATCGAACCTTTCATCGTTGGCGATTTTAACAATGCAATGGACTTGTTCGCCGCCAGCAAAAGTCAATTGCTCCGTCGCAATATCGTTCGTCGGTTGGCTTGCGATCCGGAAAAGCAGGACGAGATGTTGGAAAGACTCGTGAAGCACGCGTTGGCTGGTGAGATGCCAAACGTACAAGATCTCTTTTACGGCATCAAAATGGCGATCGAAGGACGCAAGCAAATGACAGCGCCCTCTTCATGGGCGACTCTGGTCGCCAAAGCCAGCGACTTCGACGACGATTCTGCAAAACTGATCGAAGACATCAGCCCGGTGTTCGGCGACGGACTTTCGATGGATCGCTTGATGAAGTTGGCTACGAACAAAGACGCCAACGCTTCGGCTCGACAGCAAGCGATTCTGTCGCTGGCTCAGTTTGGCGATCCGAAGACACTGTTTCCAGTGCTCAAAGGACAAGTCGGCGACCGCTTGGTCAGCCAGGCGGTCGTGAAATCGATGGCGGTCTGTAGCGAAGAAGAAGTGGCTCAACTGATCCTTCGCGAGTTCAAACGACTCACGACCGAAGGCAAACGCAACGCCATCGACACGCTCTGCAGTCGCAAGCCGTGGTCGAAACGCCTGTTGAACGCAGTCGAGAATGGCCGAGTCCCTTCTTCGGTGGTCACGGCGTTTCATGCGAGGCAGATTCAGATGTTCGACGACGCGGCGCTGACAGAAAAGCTGACGAAAGCGTGGGGCAAGGTCCGCGAAACGGATCAGGAACGATTGGCTCAGATCGCCGAACTTCGCAAAACGATGAGCCCCGAAGCGATTGCGAAGTCCGACATCGCTTCCGGCAAAAAGCTGTTCACACAACACTGTGCGACTTGCCACGCCATGTTCGGCGCAGGTGGTAACATCGGTCCGGACTTGACCGGTGCCGATCGCAAGAATTTAAATTACCTGTTGGAGAACATCGTCGATCCCAGCGCTACCGTCGCGACGACCTATCGCGCGTCGGTTCTGGCAATGGAGGACGGTCGATTGCTAACCGGTGTCGTGATGGACAACAACGGCCAGACGTTGAAGCTGCAGACGCAGGAAGAGTTGTTGACGCTGGAAGTCGATTCGGTCGAAGACATCAAACAAACGGAACTGTCCTTGATGCCAGAGAAACTGCTGGACAAGCTAACAGCAAAAGAGAAAATCGATTTGTTCGGATTCCTGATGTCAAAGTAA